One window from the genome of Mucilaginibacter ginsenosidivorans encodes:
- the kbl gene encoding glycine C-acetyltransferase: MYNTLKPVLEKELAEIESAGLYKRERIITSPQGADITVQGGKEVINFCANNYLGLSGNKKVIDAAKAVMDTHGYGLSSVRFICGTQDIHKQLEAKIAEFLGTEDTILYAAAFDANGGVFEPLFNEQDAIISDELNHASIIDGVRLCKAQRQRYKHDDMADLEEKLKATQDCRHRIIVTDGAFSMDGTIAQLDKICELAEKYNSLVMIDESHCSGFMGKTGRGTHEHHNVMGKIDIITGTLGKALGGASGGFTSGRKEIIDMLRQRSRPYLFSNTLAPAITGASIAVLDMLSETTELRDKLEKNTQYFRSKMTEAGFDIKPGVHPIVPVMLYDAKLSQEFAAKMLDEGIYVTGFYYPVVPQGKARIRVQISAAHDMHHLDKAIAAFTKVGRELGVIK; encoded by the coding sequence ATGTACAACACGTTGAAACCAGTGCTGGAAAAGGAGCTTGCTGAGATAGAAAGCGCCGGACTTTACAAACGGGAACGCATTATTACCAGCCCACAGGGCGCCGATATAACGGTGCAGGGAGGCAAGGAGGTTATCAATTTTTGCGCCAACAATTACCTGGGGCTTTCGGGCAACAAAAAGGTAATAGATGCTGCCAAAGCAGTAATGGACACGCACGGCTACGGGCTATCGTCGGTACGGTTTATTTGCGGCACACAGGATATTCACAAGCAACTTGAAGCTAAGATAGCGGAGTTCCTTGGTACAGAGGACACGATCTTATATGCAGCTGCCTTTGACGCTAATGGCGGTGTTTTTGAGCCCTTGTTTAACGAGCAGGACGCCATCATATCGGACGAACTCAACCATGCGTCGATCATCGACGGTGTGAGACTATGCAAGGCGCAGCGCCAGCGCTACAAACATGATGACATGGCCGACCTGGAGGAAAAACTAAAAGCAACGCAGGACTGCCGTCACCGTATCATCGTTACCGATGGGGCATTCAGCATGGATGGGACCATTGCGCAATTGGATAAGATATGTGAGCTGGCCGAAAAATACAATTCGCTGGTGATGATAGACGAGAGCCACTGCTCGGGTTTTATGGGCAAAACGGGCAGGGGCACGCACGAGCATCACAATGTGATGGGCAAGATCGACATTATTACAGGCACGCTTGGCAAGGCCCTGGGGGGTGCATCGGGTGGCTTTACCTCGGGCCGTAAGGAAATTATTGACATGCTGAGGCAGCGGTCGCGGCCATACCTGTTCAGCAATACGCTTGCGCCGGCTATTACGGGCGCATCCATAGCGGTGCTGGATATGTTGAGTGAGACTACGGAACTGCGGGATAAGCTTGAAAAAAATACACAATACTTTCGCAGCAAAATGACGGAGGCCGGTTTCGACATCAAACCGGGTGTTCACCCCATAGTACCGGTAATGCTGTACGACGCCAAACTGAGCCAGGAGTTTGCCGCCAAAATGCTGGATGAGGGAATCTATGTGACCGGCTTTTACTACCCGGTAGTACCGCAGGGCAAGGCGAGGATACGTGTACAGATATCTGCCGCGCACGACATGCATCATTTGGATAAGGCCATAGCAGCGTTTACCAAAGTGGGGAGAGAATTAGGGGTTATCAAATAA
- a CDS encoding M1 family metallopeptidase, with amino-acid sequence MKKIFPLIALQILLITALNAQSYQTPDKINDLVFTRLDVRFDYEKCYVYGKEWVTLTPHFYQTDSLTLDAKGMDIGEVAIIKGTQKFPLKFIYDSLKLRIRLNKSYSPGENYTLFINYTAKPNQRKGVKKNEHGVYFINPQGREKNKPTQIWTEGEPESSSGWFPTIDRPDEKAPSQISMTVPAKYVTLSNGRLASQKSNSDGTRTDTWKMEKPNAPYLFMMAVGNFHIYHDHWRGKPVDYYLDPKYAPYAKKIFGETPEAMEFFSKTLGVNFPWNKEAEIAVSDYVSGAMENTTATVFGNPFQGSVRELADQYFNAGIEHELFHQWFGDYVTAKNWSNLTLNESFADFGEIIWLEHKYGKDAAGEHVAGGLNGYLGDKNNYTKPLVNYNIKEPADMFTGVTYQKGGRILNMLRNYLGNEAFYKGLHIYLTTNALKNAETTQLRLAMEEASGRDLNWFFNEWYFGAGHPVLNISYKWDEVSKMESVYIQQQQEGQIFKVPLAVDIYSDSKAARHKVWLADKNDTLRFHLDRKPDLVNVDADKMLVCQKTDNKPLEELAYQYFHAPLYMDRLEAIDAAGKNLRDTTAQKVILAAINDKFPGLRKKAVRLIESADSAMKIKAQPKLAALAQSEQNNQTKTAVLQVLAKYNNAENLPVFYSALKSESYNVQAAALFGISRIDETKAITAAKTLEKDNEGELTEGIFVLYGKKADIKNWPFIYKRYTDGTLQEKIHLLNKFAIMVININDSNATRQGIAVLTDIGIQYKSDGAAPYIIKFLDKIKDAKKKQNDDASFNAASKGEEEINQAK; translated from the coding sequence ATGAAAAAGATATTCCCTTTGATTGCCTTACAGATTTTACTGATTACGGCACTTAATGCACAGTCATACCAAACGCCGGATAAGATCAACGACCTGGTGTTTACACGCCTTGATGTCCGGTTCGACTATGAAAAATGTTACGTATACGGAAAAGAGTGGGTGACGCTGACGCCCCACTTTTACCAAACCGATTCGTTGACGCTCGATGCGAAGGGTATGGATATTGGCGAGGTTGCGATAATAAAGGGGACGCAAAAGTTCCCGTTAAAATTTATATACGATAGTCTTAAGCTCCGCATCAGGCTTAACAAATCTTACTCACCCGGAGAAAACTACACCTTGTTCATAAACTATACGGCTAAACCCAACCAACGGAAGGGAGTAAAGAAAAACGAACATGGTGTTTACTTTATTAACCCGCAGGGCAGGGAAAAAAATAAACCAACCCAGATATGGACAGAAGGAGAACCGGAAAGTTCATCCGGCTGGTTCCCTACCATCGACCGTCCTGATGAAAAAGCTCCTTCGCAGATCAGTATGACCGTTCCTGCTAAATACGTGACGCTTTCAAACGGAAGGCTGGCCTCGCAGAAAAGCAATTCAGATGGAACGCGTACTGACACCTGGAAGATGGAGAAGCCTAATGCACCTTATCTTTTTATGATGGCCGTAGGCAATTTTCATATCTATCATGATCATTGGCGCGGCAAACCGGTAGATTATTACCTCGATCCCAAATATGCGCCGTATGCAAAAAAAATATTCGGGGAAACGCCAGAGGCGATGGAATTTTTTTCAAAAACCCTCGGGGTCAATTTTCCGTGGAACAAGGAAGCCGAGATCGCGGTTAGCGATTATGTAAGCGGTGCCATGGAAAATACCACCGCCACTGTATTTGGTAATCCTTTCCAGGGCAGTGTACGCGAGTTAGCGGACCAATATTTCAATGCCGGTATCGAACATGAATTATTCCACCAGTGGTTCGGCGACTATGTAACCGCAAAAAACTGGTCTAACCTGACCCTGAATGAATCATTTGCCGATTTTGGTGAGATCATCTGGTTAGAGCATAAATACGGGAAGGATGCGGCAGGAGAACACGTTGCGGGAGGTTTGAACGGATATCTCGGCGACAAGAACAATTACACCAAACCTTTGGTTAATTACAATATCAAAGAACCCGCTGATATGTTTACCGGTGTAACCTATCAGAAAGGGGGCAGAATTTTAAATATGCTGCGTAATTATTTAGGAAACGAGGCATTTTATAAAGGACTACACATTTACCTTACCACCAACGCATTAAAAAACGCCGAAACGACCCAGCTTAGGCTGGCAATGGAAGAAGCCAGCGGCCGTGATTTGAACTGGTTTTTTAATGAATGGTATTTTGGGGCAGGGCACCCTGTTCTAAATATCAGTTACAAATGGGATGAGGTCTCGAAGATGGAATCGGTTTACATTCAACAACAACAGGAGGGCCAAATATTTAAAGTTCCTTTGGCTGTCGATATTTATAGTGATAGCAAGGCCGCCCGCCATAAAGTTTGGCTTGCTGATAAAAATGACACTTTGAGATTCCATTTGGACAGAAAGCCCGACCTGGTGAATGTCGATGCCGACAAGATGTTGGTGTGCCAGAAAACGGACAATAAACCGCTGGAGGAGTTAGCCTATCAATACTTTCATGCGCCCCTGTACATGGACCGGCTGGAGGCCATTGATGCGGCTGGAAAGAACCTGAGGGATACGACCGCTCAAAAAGTAATACTGGCGGCTATTAACGATAAGTTCCCCGGTTTGCGAAAGAAGGCTGTACGACTGATCGAATCGGCCGACTCGGCGATGAAGATCAAAGCCCAGCCCAAATTAGCCGCGTTAGCCCAATCGGAACAAAACAATCAAACTAAAACGGCAGTATTGCAGGTGTTGGCTAAATATAACAATGCGGAGAATTTACCTGTATTTTATTCAGCACTAAAGAGCGAATCGTACAATGTACAGGCGGCGGCGTTATTCGGAATAAGCCGTATTGACGAAACAAAGGCTATAACTGCGGCAAAAACTCTTGAAAAAGACAATGAAGGTGAATTAACGGAAGGCATTTTTGTGCTTTATGGGAAAAAGGCGGATATTAAGAACTGGCCTTTTATTTATAAACGATATACGGACGGCACACTACAGGAAAAGATACACCTGCTGAACAAGTTTGCTATAATGGTCATTAATATCAACGATTCCAATGCAACCCGGCAGGGTATTGCCGTGCTTACAGACATCGGCATTCAGTATAAATCGGATGGGGCCGCTCCATATATTATTAAATTCCTGGACAAGATAAAAGATGCCAAGAAGAAGCAAAATGATGACGCTTCTTTTAATGCCGCAAGTAAGGGCGAGGAAGAGATAAACCAGGCAAAGTAA
- a CDS encoding Gfo/Idh/MocA family oxidoreductase codes for MKKIINTGLIGFGNSGQTFFAPFIEADPGFKLASISTSDPAKAAKANEVYPNAKVVQTADDVINDPGIDLVLVGSPNTSHFDLTRKALLAGKHVLVEKPFTITSAEADELIALAKQQNRVLSVHHNRRFDSGHNTIKKVLASGVLGKLVEMEVHYDRYRLGLRPQAWREKPLPGSGIFYDLGAHLIDASLELFGKPTELTCMMTTQRPGGLEVEDNYELILWYPGLKVTLKGGMLVKEAGPVYTLYGYDGTFIKYGMDVQEEALKAGHKPTEPGWGVEPESIWGHVTRDVDGKTVTEVIPSEPGRYQDLFRNVYEAIAEGKPLIVQPEHARTTIRIIELAFQSSQEKRTVSYSD; via the coding sequence ATGAAAAAAATCATCAACACGGGCCTCATCGGTTTCGGCAATTCGGGCCAAACTTTTTTTGCGCCCTTTATTGAGGCTGACCCGGGTTTTAAGCTGGCAAGCATCAGCACAAGCGACCCGGCTAAAGCGGCGAAGGCTAACGAAGTATATCCAAACGCCAAAGTAGTACAAACCGCCGACGACGTTATTAACGATCCGGGTATCGATCTGGTGCTGGTAGGGTCCCCCAATACGTCCCATTTCGATTTGACCAGGAAAGCTTTGCTTGCGGGAAAGCATGTACTGGTGGAAAAGCCGTTCACGATAACCAGCGCCGAGGCTGATGAACTCATCGCGTTAGCAAAACAGCAGAATAGGGTTTTGTCGGTGCATCATAACCGCCGGTTCGACAGCGGGCATAATACCATTAAAAAGGTTTTGGCAAGTGGCGTGCTGGGCAAACTCGTGGAGATGGAGGTACACTATGACCGCTACCGCCTTGGCCTGCGCCCACAGGCCTGGCGCGAGAAGCCGCTGCCGGGCTCCGGTATATTTTATGACCTGGGGGCCCACCTGATAGATGCCTCACTCGAGCTTTTTGGTAAACCAACCGAACTCACCTGCATGATGACCACCCAGCGCCCCGGCGGACTGGAGGTTGAAGATAATTACGAACTGATATTATGGTATCCCGGCCTGAAAGTAACCCTTAAGGGCGGCATGCTGGTGAAAGAAGCAGGGCCGGTTTATACGCTGTATGGTTATGACGGTACTTTCATAAAATATGGCATGGACGTACAGGAGGAGGCTTTGAAAGCGGGCCACAAACCAACTGAACCCGGCTGGGGCGTGGAACCTGAATCGATATGGGGACATGTGACGCGTGACGTGGACGGCAAGACGGTGACCGAGGTGATCCCGAGCGAACCCGGGCGTTACCAGGACCTGTTCCGCAATGTGTATGAGGCCATTGCCGAAGGTAAACCGCTTATTGTTCAGCCGGAACACGCACGAACGACTATACGCATTATCGAACTGGCTTTTCAGAGCAGCCAGGAGAAAAGGACGGTGAGTTATAGTGATTGA
- a CDS encoding Rieske (2Fe-2S) protein gives MTRKIALLALLMSTFFACGKGGDVIPNVSVNFQANINDPRLAALHSPGGAVIIDGYGVAGLILYREADQSYAAYDRCSSYQPQNHCAVNLDNNTLTATDPCSGSKFSLIDGTPVKAPATRSLRTYSVNVSNFEIFVSN, from the coding sequence ATGACGCGTAAAATTGCCCTGCTGGCGTTATTGATGTCCACCTTTTTTGCCTGCGGCAAAGGGGGCGACGTCATCCCCAACGTGTCGGTCAACTTCCAGGCAAATATCAACGACCCGCGGCTGGCCGCCCTCCATAGCCCCGGTGGCGCCGTAATTATCGATGGCTACGGCGTGGCAGGGCTTATCCTGTACCGCGAGGCCGACCAATCCTATGCCGCGTACGACCGCTGCAGCAGTTATCAGCCTCAAAATCACTGCGCCGTCAACCTCGATAATAACACGCTTACCGCAACCGACCCCTGCTCAGGCTCCAAGTTCTCACTCATCGACGGCACGCCCGTAAAGGCCCCCGCCACACGCTCGTTACGCACATATAGTGTAAATGTGAGTAATTTTGAGATATTTGTATCAAACTGA
- a CDS encoding TetR/AcrR family transcriptional regulator, with protein sequence MEADKIKESIKGAAKELFRKFGYHKTSVNEIAKKARIAKATIYKYFDSKEAVLHALLMEYIKVNVDELVHGNMNEIDEEAHLNNLIMKTCRLSYTVCNEFIGWDFIRESANSQEFLRNLSNELEDLLVSSFMQLGGGMRKSDNYSQRIRFLIKCSKSIVFSFAFTSVSDSDVRKNFVSFQKEILPYLVKAALTV encoded by the coding sequence ATGGAAGCCGACAAGATAAAGGAAAGTATAAAGGGAGCCGCGAAGGAATTGTTTCGCAAATTCGGGTACCACAAAACAAGCGTAAACGAAATTGCCAAAAAGGCCAGGATAGCCAAAGCCACCATCTACAAATACTTCGACAGCAAGGAGGCCGTGCTGCACGCCCTGCTGATGGAGTACATTAAAGTGAACGTGGACGAACTGGTGCACGGCAACATGAACGAGATAGACGAAGAGGCGCACCTTAACAACCTCATCATGAAAACCTGCCGCCTCAGCTACACCGTTTGTAACGAATTTATCGGCTGGGACTTCATCCGCGAATCGGCTAACTCGCAGGAGTTCCTGCGCAACCTATCCAACGAGCTCGAGGACCTGCTGGTAAGCTCCTTTATGCAATTGGGCGGGGGCATGCGCAAAAGCGACAATTATTCGCAACGCATACGCTTCCTCATCAAATGCAGCAAAAGCATCGTGTTCAGCTTTGCCTTTACCTCTGTCAGCGACTCCGATGTGCGCAAAAACTTCGTATCCTTCCAGAAAGAGATATTGCCGTACCTGGTAAAAGCCGCATTAACCGTTTAG
- a CDS encoding aldo/keto reductase has product MKYRTFAKNEQLSAIGLGCMSMSHAYGTPDDPESIRTLHLALDLGINFWDTADVYGNGKNEELISKVLTENRDKIFIATKFGFRTDADARLTGFDARPAYIKQAVEASLKRLKIDTIDLYYAHRIDPNVPVEEMVGAMAELVTQGKVRYLGLSEASATSIRKANAVHPISALQSEYSLLTRDVEAEILPLCKELGITFVPFSPLARGLMTNTLKLDELAANDFRKNLPRYQQEHQDNNTKLAEGFAELARQKGCSPAQLALAWVLAQGDNIIPIPGTKKQDKLKDNAGSVDVQVTVQDKQNIEALLLKYPNIGDRYNENNKKFVDRS; this is encoded by the coding sequence ATGAAATACAGAACTTTTGCAAAAAACGAGCAACTGTCGGCCATTGGTCTTGGCTGCATGAGCATGAGTCACGCCTACGGTACTCCCGATGATCCGGAATCCATCCGCACCCTCCACCTTGCTCTGGACCTCGGCATCAACTTTTGGGACACTGCCGATGTGTATGGCAACGGCAAAAACGAAGAGCTGATCTCCAAAGTGCTAACTGAAAACCGTGATAAAATATTTATTGCCACAAAGTTTGGCTTCCGGACCGATGCCGATGCCCGCTTAACAGGATTCGATGCACGGCCCGCTTACATCAAGCAAGCCGTGGAGGCCAGCCTCAAACGCCTGAAGATCGATACCATCGACCTTTACTACGCCCACCGCATCGACCCTAATGTGCCGGTTGAGGAAATGGTTGGCGCCATGGCCGAACTGGTTACCCAGGGCAAAGTGAGGTACCTGGGACTGTCGGAAGCTTCAGCAACATCCATCCGAAAAGCGAACGCCGTTCACCCGATCAGCGCGCTGCAAAGCGAATATTCACTGCTCACCCGCGATGTGGAGGCGGAAATATTGCCCCTGTGTAAAGAGCTGGGCATCACATTTGTGCCCTTTAGCCCGCTTGCGCGCGGCCTCATGACCAACACGCTGAAACTGGACGAACTGGCTGCCAACGATTTTCGTAAGAACCTGCCACGCTACCAGCAGGAACACCAGGACAACAACACCAAATTGGCCGAAGGTTTTGCTGAACTGGCCCGGCAGAAAGGCTGCTCGCCGGCGCAATTGGCATTGGCCTGGGTGCTGGCGCAGGGCGATAACATTATCCCCATCCCCGGTACTAAAAAACAGGACAAGCTGAAAGACAACGCAGGCAGTGTTGATGTACAGGTAACCGTGCAAGACAAGCAAAACATCGAGGCCCTCCTGCTCAAATATCCCAACATCGGCGACAGGTATAACGAGAACAATAAGAAGTTTGTAGACAGGAGTTAG
- the pheS gene encoding phenylalanine--tRNA ligase subunit alpha: MQDKINQYTAEIKAANPANAAELEEFRIKYLGTKGIIKDLFDEFRTVSPEEKRVLGKVLNEFKQLAEAKYAELKESQESRAKSQDIDIDLTLPGEGFELGSRHPLSLTRIEIIDIFKRLGFVVAEGPEIEDDWHNFSALNFPEEHPARDMQDTFFIKKNSGKDDIALRTHTSSVQVRMMESGKPPFRAIMPGRVYRNEAISARAHCFFHQVEGLYVDENVSFSDLKQTLYHFVQELYGEGTKVRFRPSYFPFTEPSAEMDISCTICGGPGCNMCKYTGWVEILGCGMVDPNVLENCGIDSKKYTGFAFGMGIERITNLKYVIRDLRLFSENDVRFLKQFQTEII, from the coding sequence ATGCAGGACAAAATAAACCAATACACAGCCGAAATTAAAGCCGCCAACCCGGCAAATGCTGCGGAACTGGAAGAATTCAGGATAAAGTACCTGGGCACTAAGGGTATTATTAAGGACCTGTTTGACGAATTCAGGACCGTAAGTCCCGAAGAAAAGCGGGTGCTGGGTAAAGTGCTGAACGAGTTTAAGCAGTTAGCCGAAGCGAAATACGCTGAACTTAAAGAGAGCCAGGAATCAAGAGCCAAGAGCCAAGACATTGATATTGACCTGACTTTACCCGGCGAAGGCTTTGAATTGGGCTCGCGTCACCCGCTATCATTAACCCGTATAGAGATCATCGATATTTTCAAGCGCCTGGGTTTCGTGGTAGCCGAAGGACCCGAGATCGAGGACGACTGGCATAATTTTTCGGCACTGAACTTCCCCGAAGAGCACCCTGCGCGGGATATGCAGGACACTTTCTTCATCAAAAAGAACAGCGGTAAGGACGATATCGCTTTGCGTACACATACTTCGTCGGTACAGGTGCGGATGATGGAGAGCGGCAAACCACCATTCAGGGCTATTATGCCCGGCCGCGTTTACCGCAACGAGGCTATATCGGCCCGCGCGCATTGCTTTTTCCACCAGGTGGAGGGCCTGTACGTGGACGAGAACGTATCCTTCTCCGATCTTAAACAAACCCTTTACCATTTCGTGCAGGAGCTTTACGGCGAAGGCACCAAAGTAAGGTTCCGCCCGTCGTATTTCCCGTTTACCGAGCCGTCGGCCGAAATGGACATCAGCTGCACCATTTGCGGCGGTCCGGGCTGCAATATGTGTAAATATACCGGCTGGGTGGAAATACTGGGCTGCGGCATGGTCGACCCGAACGTATTGGAAAACTGTGGTATCGACAGCAAGAAATACACCGGCTTCGCCTTCGGTATGGGTATAGAAAGGATCACCAATTTAAAATATGTGATACGCGATCTGCGTTTATTCTCTGAAAACGACGTACGCTTTTTAAAGCAGTTCCAGACAGAAATAATATGA